A stretch of DNA from Triticum dicoccoides isolate Atlit2015 ecotype Zavitan chromosome 2A, WEW_v2.0, whole genome shotgun sequence:
GACAATGCTTCCTGTTCTATTGTCTCTAGATGCTTTCAACCTCCAAAGGCAATCAGGTTGACACACACCAATGAATCTCTCTGCCTCATTTCTAGCTTTAATGattttcactctgtttttgactgtGTATGCAGTGACTGCTTCCCTTAGCTCTTTCATTTCTCCAAATACTTGCCCAACCCTGAAGATTGGGTTGCTCATGTCCATTTCTGCATTGAATATTCTGAATGTATATTTCAACTTCTCCAACTCATCTTTTGACAGGTTGAGCTCATCATCATCCAGTGGATCTTCCTCCTCAAatatctcttcctcttcttcattgtTGTCATTCAATGATTTGTCCACATTCTAAGCAAACAAATCATCATCTCCATCTTCACAATCATAGTCACTCTCATAAAAGTCTGAGTCGGTTTCATTCAACTCTTCTTCTCCATCATTGTTTTCAACTGCATTATCTGCATTGTCTGCATCTGCATCCTCTCCTTACATTGCATTCTCTGCATCATGATCTGCCTCTGCATCCTCTCGTTCCTCTGCATTCTCTGCATCATGATCTgcatcctctccttcttcttcatcctcatttCCATCTGCAGTTGGGCATCCTTTTAGTATGATTTCAGGATATAAGGTCTGAATCTTGTTCTCCTCATCAACTAACAAATCCAATGTCTTGGCTTCTCTGCTGGACCTCACCATAGCAGCTATAACATCTGGATTGTCCACACAAAGCAGGCCATCACCATAGTCTTTATCTGGCAAAATCCAATACACCTTGATTTGAGGGTCTGTAGGGTCATAGTCCATCCTTGCCAAGCAATACTTGATCATCCCCAGTGACCATGTGTCTGAATGACAATAGTCAAAAGCTTGATGACTGCACCCAATGTAAGAGAACTTCATTTCTCTTCCTATGCATTCCCCCAACAAAATCCCATTGTGCTCAAACTCCACTGAGAAAAACTGGCTAGCTTCTCCATTTGTCACTGCAATAATTGACACATTAAATTTTCAGTGCACAACACATTCAACTATAACTGAATCATAGTTTCAACTGACAAAGTACAGTGCTCAAACTCTAACTGAATCTGTACATGATTTTCAAACAGAAATATGCACTGAATATCAACTAAAAGACCACCCTTTCATCACAAAACAATAGTAAAAATGCTGACTTTCATCTCAAAAAAGCTTGTACTTTTGCCAAACAGAGAAAGTAAGCATTTTTTCACTGAAATATCGACTGAAAGACCACCCTTTCATCACACTTTACGGTGCATTTACAGTTCAGTGCAACAATAGCATATAATCTCTGAATATCTGAACAATAAAATCACATCAACACATGACCCCTTTCCTCTCTGACCTAAAGGACCCCCCTTTCCCTATATGCTACCCAAAACCCTAGGTCAAATCCCCTCACATTGCCCTTGATTGACCCCCCCTGAATTCCCCAAATCAGCATCAAGAAACCCTAGACAAGCTCATGGAAAGTACTTCCCCTACGAACCCTGGGGACGCACACAACCAACCCTAGTGAGCAGATCGACCCAAAATTCACACTACATTGGCATGATTGGCCTAAAAAACCTAACCACTCCGCCGGCAGGAACAGGGGAAGCAGAGGAGAAGGcagtggaggcagaggaggcagatgagtgctTACCATATTCAGGAGGCCACTCGTCGGGTTCCCTACGCCGCGGCTCGATGGCGCCGATGAGGCCGACGGCGGCGTCGCCTCGCAGGAGCAGGAGCAGATGAGGAGGAACAAGGGACGTGCGAAAGAGAAGGGAAAGGTTTTGGAAGGGGTTTGCATCGGGCCCGACGACCAGGGGGTTTTCTGTCGGAGGTATGGTATGGACTGCTTTGCGAAATTGCTAAAGCGCGAGGTTTTTTTTGTAAAAACACGCATCGGGCCCGACAAAGCCTACCTGGCGCGCCACGTGTGCAGTTCGGGCTGGCTTTGTATGAATTTGTTACAACAGTCAAGTTGGAGGACTAGTTTTGTGGGGTTTTTTAGTTTTTGTATGAAACTATTCCCACCCCTACAAGTTTATGTACCAATAGTGGTATTAACTCTTACTTTGACGTACCAACCATGCGCTGCCTCTCTGGGCATTGCGTCCGTTCCAGTGAACCAACTAACTTTATCCCATGAACGAATATTCTCTGATCCAAACTAAGAAACGGCAGTTCATGTGTGTGGCTTTTGGAAGCCGACCTAACCTGGGACGCTCGTGTGCACCTCATCGCGAGGCTGACGTCTGACTGCCCAGCAAGGGAAAATAATCGGCTGCCCAATAGCAAAGATGCTTAATCGTTTTTAGGGTTTGCTTTACCTTGTTATATGGAGCTACCCACCGCGCAGCCGAATCAATTATAAACAAGATTGGTCACTTGAAGTGCAAGAGAGCTTAGAATCTAAGTTACTAAACTGAGTACTTTTAGTACGCATGCCCCACGGCTCCATGCAGGCATGCATGCACCTCTATAAATAGCATGCACAAGTCGAGCTCTCAACACCACCACAACACGACCTGCCAGGCACTACATCTAGCTTGTCGATTCTTCGGAGCTTACACTCGGTAACAGTTGGTCTGTCAACGATGCAAGGCCTCGCGCCATCTTCCAAGCTGTCTCTGACCGTCGTGGTCGTGGTGCTTCTCCTCGGCATGGCGGGCGCCGCCCACGGCCTGACGAGGGTCGTCTCCAGCAGCCCCGACGAGCCGTGCATGAACATGACGCTCTACTACCACGACATCCTCTACAACGGCAACAACACGGCCAacgcgacgacggcggcggccaccAAGCCGACGGCGCTGGCCACGACCTACTGGAAGAACAGCACCTACTTCGGCGCGCTGATGGTGTTCAACGACCCCATGACGGTGGGGAAGGCGCTGCCCCTGGCCGGGGAGGAGCCGGCGGCGCGCGCGCAGGGGTTCTACTTCTACGACAAGCAGGAGTCGCTGACCTCCTGGTTCGGCTTCTCCATCGTGTTCAACTCGACGGCGCACAAGGGCACGCTCAACCTCGTCGGCGCCGACCTCATGGGCGACGCCACGCGGGACTTCTCCGTCGTCGGCGGCACCGGCGACTTCTTCATGGCGCGCGGCGTCACAACCATCCGCACTGACGCCATCGAGGGCCTCTACTACTTCCGCCTGCAGATGGACATCAAGCTCTACGAGTGCTACCTCTGACTCTGACGATACAGCATGGATGCATGCCCTGTGTGTGTGTTAATTGATGTGCTGCTGATGTTGTTTATGCCTTTCCATATTTTTTCTTTTGTGTGTGTGATGGGTTGCTTGTGTATCATTGCCGCATACGCCCATAAGTATCTTTACTGTTTAGCAAGATTGATCGGTTTGTAAGTGTTAGTTCAGGAGAGGTATCTCTTCTAGAGAACTTTTTACAGATTAAATTTGTCGGTGTCACATAGTCTCACGACTCTACCATAACATATTAGTCACGGAGCATTCCAAATGAACTGTTTAAAAGGAGACACGATATTAGGGATTCTCCCGTGAGCCCTTGATCTGTTGAAGATTCATGACCATGCAGTTATGTATGGGTTTTAGTATTGCTATGTGCTCTTTTGTATTCACTCTAGCACGTCAGCACGTCTGACATTTTTGACCTATGTCTTCTGGCCAGCTTTTGCTTCCAACATCACTTCTCCTCTCATTCGAATAGTAGTTATTTTCCCTTAGGAAAATACAATTTGGTTCCTGGTTGTATGTACACCCTATATGAAGATTTCTTTTAATAATTaaacaaaaaattaaaatagtTCAGAAGCTTTTTTAGAATAAACTTAACTTACTTTTGTACTAGTATATAAATTTCCATGAAAAAACCCAACGTTGACTTTGCatcaaaaaagacaaaatttatttgctattataggtcactattcacactattttgaccaaaattttgtcttttttgaaaagaagtcaaagggggatttttttttatgaattttttctcacaagtacaatgtaaggtcaagtttatttcaaaaatatttttagaatttttgttGAATTACTATTTTTTCCATATAGGGTGTATATGTCCCCATAGACCAAAAGTTCCCCTCCTTTTCCCTCACACCTATTTTTCTCTC
This window harbors:
- the LOC119359107 gene encoding dirigent protein 5-like encodes the protein MQGLAPSSKLSLTVVVVVLLLGMAGAAHGLTRVVSSSPDEPCMNMTLYYHDILYNGNNTANATTAAATKPTALATTYWKNSTYFGALMVFNDPMTVGKALPLAGEEPAARAQGFYFYDKQESLTSWFGFSIVFNSTAHKGTLNLVGADLMGDATRDFSVVGGTGDFFMARGVTTIRTDAIEGLYYFRLQMDIKLYECYL